The Gossypium arboreum isolate Shixiya-1 chromosome 2, ASM2569848v2, whole genome shotgun sequence region TTAttgtccaagcccacaataatatTTGACTAAAGACATTTATAAATGATCATTCTTAGGACTTTATCATTATATAGTTTATTTAACACAAAAATAAAGACTAAAAACAATAATGACAATGTCTTTATTAATAAACTAAGTAAATATATGTTATTACAATCATTATATGATTGGTATTTTGGCATACTCCAACAATTTCCACCCTCAATCTCTCACTTTTCAATAAGGGCTTCATTGATTCTTTAGAGAGAAAATGGAAGATAGAAAGTTTCAATAAGATAAGAAATGGTGGTTTCCTCAAACATGAGGTGCCCCAACCAAAAACTTCAACCCAAACAACAATCATAACACCCCAGTTAACAACTGCTTGATTTATTTAACCAAGCTATGAAGACTTGCAATTTCAGTAAACTAGATCGATAAAGTTAAATAGTTAACTTCAATGAAAAAGTGAATAAATTTGGAAAAAGATACAAACCTTCAATTAAAGCTAAATCCTCCATATGGAACCTTAATCCCATTCCCTCCAAATTGGAAATTTTGCTGAATACCATCACCAGGAGGTAGTGTCTCTTCATCCTCCTCCAAACAGTAAGTCTTAAGAATTTTAACTACGTTCTTATAGATCTCATTATTGTCATGACTCTCTTGTAGATTTTCTATCTTTTCTAATCTCTTAGCCTTAGATTAAATAACAAACTATTCATTTTCTTAacaatttcatctatttctactattaattGCAAACGTGGTGTGTCATATAAACCTCATGTGGACGTGGaaatatttaaacaaaatttaaaaatcttaaaagataaataaattttttataattatttaaaaaacacCTTTGAAGATGAATTATTGACATGGTTttccaaataattataaaaatttccaaaatttaaaattatttaaaattattaagaattataataagttataaaaatatttaaaaattaaaaattattaaaacaacTAGAATGACTTGGACACATAGTGGTTTAGACCCAAATGAATTTGGACAAGAGTTTGTCCATATTCATTCTAGAGTGAtttcttaaataattataaaaattttcttggaatttttaagaattaaattcttaataactttctattaagttttagaaatttatttagttttaggaattttatatttttaaaattatttttaatatggtAAAATGCTACATCAGCATGAGGTATACGTGATAGATCATGAGTTGCTGTTTGGTTGCTTTGTTAGCCACTTCATCACTTAACATTAGAAATaggtaaaaaatttaataaaatggtcattttgctctttgatctaatgtagaatgattaatttactttttttttaaatggagcAAAATGTAATCTAACTCTTAGTACGAGAACctctatgatacttttaccatgatagattttatatttttttcaaataaaaattaattttactttGAATATTTTATGTGATTGTTTAATGGTGAATTTTTTAATAGGTGGATTTTTTTTTAAGGTAAgggaattaattaattatttttaagtgaaaaatgcaaattttttttttaaatgcgaCTTTTTAGTATaataaatttctaaatttatcAACAAAACAGCCGGAATTGACAGCGTTACCTTGACCACGGTCCCAAACATTAACACCTGTTCTGGCAACCATGCGCAAGGGACAGACAAATTTAACAACCTGACGGGTCTGTGAGCCTAGCACCACGGTGTAAGCCTTCGTTCACAAATCCAAAATCTGTCTTTGCCCTAATTCAATCCCTATTCATCGAAATTCAACGATTTCCCTTCTTTTCAACGCCCCTTTCTTCATCCAACCAATACCAAATAGATCCACCTTAAACCTCTCGATTCAATCAAAGACTTTGAGGGTTTTACCCCTTTTTCCCCTTCAATTTTTTGTAATGGATTCAAGCAGGCGAGCGGTGGAGTCGTACTGGAGATCGCGGATGATTGATGGAGCAACCTCGGATGAAGACAAAGTAACTCCCGTTTATAAGCTAGAAGAGATCTGCGAGCTCTTGAGATCGTCTCATGTTAGTATCGTTAAAGAGGtctctgaatttatactgaaACGACTCGATCATAAAAGCCCCATCGTCAAACAAAAGGTAATTCCGTTTCAATTTGCTctcaattttgtttcaatttggtTAAATCTAGTCAATTGTAATCAAGTTGTCGTTTCTCTGGGGAAATTTTCCTGGGAAAGTTACAAAGTTAAAGTTTTGAACTCAATTTAGTCATGCAATCAAGCAGTGAAGTAAGCAGTGAAGTAACGATCGGAGAACTTTAACTGAGTTTTTTTGTAGTTAAATATCTGTATCAAAGCATTACTTGTGTTTGTATATAAATGCAACTAAAGCAAAAGGCTATTAACAAAACAAGGAGAGGAGCCTAATATTCTCCGAAGGCGAAGAAGTTTTTACATGTAAAGAGTCTAAGTTACCATGTGTTtctattattatgaaatatcaaaaCATGTTGATACTCAATTTGTAGTGGGACTTTTACAGGCTTTGCGGCTAATAAAATATGCTGTGGGAAAGTCTGGTGTGGAGTTTAGGAGAGAAATGCAGCGGAACTCTGCAGTGGTGCGTGAGTTATTCCATTACAGAGGGCAACCGAATCCTTTGAAGGGGGATGCACTCAATAAGGCTGTTCGGGACACAGCTCATGAGGCTATTTCTGCTATATTTGCAGAGGAGAAAAATGCTAGTAAGCCTCCTCCTGCAGACGACCTTAACAAACGAATACAAGGATTTGGGAACTCAAACTTTGAAATGCCATCTGATGATAAGAAATCATTTCTAAGTGAGGTGGTTGGCATTGGAAGTGCTTCCCTCAAGCAGGGAATCAGTAGTTTCACTCAGGGCCATTCACTTAGAAAGAATGATAATGGGAACTACAAAAGCCCTACACTTCAAAGGTCTTTGACTAAAGAAATTGACCATTCTGATAGGTATGAACCTGTTACATTGCATACTGACACTCAAAGGGTTTCCGGTAATTCTGCTAGTGGACCTTGGGGCCAGGATTCAATAGTATTACAGACTGAAACAACAAATGGGGAATCCAACTCAAATAAAGAGAGTAAAACTCGTGAAGAGAGATTGTTGGAAACCATTGTGACATCTGGTGGCGTTCGTCTCCAACCTACTCGAGATGCCATTCAGGCTTTCCTTGTGGAGGCTGCAAAGCTTGATGCTTTGGCTTTAAGTCATGCCCTTGAAACAAAGCTTCTATCTCCAATGTGGCAGGTAACTCTCTGCACCTATCTATCGGAAACCATAGGGGTGGGGTGGGGAACTTGGCTTGAACCTAAACTATCTACCCAAGTCAGTTTCACCTTAATCACTTTGCTGTACATGGAGGCACACCGTACTTATTACATGCCCATGTATCGGTGATAATTCTATATTGACTtctttcccaaaaaaaaaaaaaaaaaaaagaaaaagaatggattggaatttttgtgtttttaggtATCTTTTAACCTTGACCAGAACTACCGGTGACCAGGTTCGCATGAAAGCTGTATGTGTGCTTGAGTCCATTTTGAGGAAAAAGGAAGATGAGCATTTCTTAGTTGTGGCTTCTTACTTTACCGAGAGCAAAGAAGTTGTTTTGAGATGTTCTGAGTCTCCCCAAGCTTCCCTCAGAGAAAAGGCTAACAAGGTAAATATCTCAGTCAACCCTCTGTTTTACTTTTAATCAGAAAGACGAAAATATCATTTTTGTTATGCTTTAATGCCAGCCCAGAGCATTGTTTTTGATGGCATGCTTGTAGGTTCTTTCTCCTTTACCCCTTTGATTTATGTAGCAACTACAGTAAGTTCTCATTCTGTAAACTAATGTCATGGGAAATAAAGGAAAATTGAACTAACTTATGCTTAACAACTTGCTTTTAGCGATAtggaatatttttttttttttgaggttCACTTGAAATGTCATTTGTATTTTGGTTTCATGATAAGTGTAGGAAGGCCAATTGAATTTCCATCCTGTTTGAGTTCATTAAGGTattgcatttattgatggcatATTTATGCAAATCTAATGTGTTGTTTGTTGGTGCttcttttaaataatattaattaaaaaatctaGGAAACTTCTATtatgtattaattaaattttggttGCTGCTTCATTTTTTCCCCTTAAACATCAGTTCAGAGAAATATTGATTAGTCTTTTGTTTCCTCTCCATTATTATTTGAGGACAGTTTCATCTCTACCTTTTCCTTGAACCTACAGATTGAGATATTTTAAGATGGCTCTCAATTGATGTCACATTATGTCACATTATGCTATAGTGCTCTATGACTTTAAAAAGTTATTATTTACACTGAATACTAATTTAAAGCTGGTAGGATACGATTTACTGATTTAATGAAATAGATGCCACAgttgacatatatatatttgcttaTTAAACAGGTATTAGTCCTTTTGAATGGGGAACAACCTGGTGGTTTGGCAAGTACTTCAGAAAAGTTTTTGAAAGCTGAGACCACACCTGTTCAAATGCCTGACCTGATCGACACTGGTGATCCGGATGATTACAATGGACTAGATAGTTCCACAAAAGATCAAAATGATCAAAATACTGCAGTACGGACAGCAACACCCCTTATTGATGACTTACTTGGAGATGGTATTGGTACTAATCTCAGCACCAGTGAACTGAAAAATGATGATGATCCCTTTGCAGATGTCTCTTTTCACACTACTGAGGGAAGAGAAAATGTGGATGATCTCTTCTCTGGGATGAGTGTAGATGACAAGTCAGCTATGAGTGATAATTGTGTGACTGCAAATGAAAAATCTGAACTAATCGATATCTTTGGGACCAATCCTGCAGCTCCAATTGAGCCCGCAAATAAAAAAACTGATATTAATGATTTGATGGCTGGCTTGTCTATGAATGAGAATCCACCTAGTTTGAAGCAGAAAGGAATCTTTTCTGAGGCACACCCTGAAGATATATTTGCCGATGTCAACACTCATTCTAGCTATCAAGCTTCTAATGATGCTTTGGGTGGTCTTCTTGGTTCCCAAGCCACTGGGATGAATTCAAACACAACGTTTCCTTTAGGGAACATGCCATTTGCCATCCCTCCTGGATTAATGTTGAACCCAGCCTTATCTCAGCCAATGAATTATGGTGCTGTGGGAAGTTTCTTTGCTCAGCAGCAATTGCTTGCAACAATGTCCAACTTACAACATTTTGGGAATCTTAATGCACAAAATGCTGGCTTCAATAATGTTTCCAATGGATCTAATGGAGGGTCACCTCTCCCAGATATATTCCAGTCAAATTTTCCAAGTCAAACACCTAGTTCAATGATGAACAGTTCAAAGAAAGAGGATACCAGAGCATTTGACTTCATTTCGGTGAGTTTAAGTTCTAGCATATATTACTTTTAGATAGTCTTGTACCAATTTCTTTTACACATGATGAGTTATATTCTTGAAGTAATAGTTCCAATACTTATCAAAATTTATGAGGTCCTGCCTGGAATATCATTTAATAGATATGCCGGCCCAATAGGATTGTTTGTGGATTACACCTACAATAATCTTGTATCTGGTTTCAATCTGGCAGGACCATCTTGCAGCTGCTCGTGATCCAAAGAGGACGGTGTAAGGTTATTGTGCTTGAATGGGCCTGTCGTAGAATCTCAAGGGCACTTCAATGATGGTAAATATTCTTTTGAAATAATGGAGCTGTGATGTTACATGCATCATTACCGTTTCATTGCATGTAATATAACTTGAGGTGGGGTGGGGTGGGGGGCATCCTTAAAAAGAATAGGCTACTTTTAGGCCTGTTTTGtatttgagatgaaagaaaatTGGGAAATGTTGTGCAGTTGCGGTTACATGTTTAAGTTTTCAAAGTActctttttctataatttttttaacGAACATCTTGTAATGGACTTGTAGAGTTGTACGTCTAGTCTTTTTGTCACCAGCTCCACTAGAAATGCTGTGTTAAATGCAAAGGGATAGAAAAAATCAATAAATGTTATTTGCTTTATCTGGTTTACATTTATATTGTAACTCGGTTAATTTAAGCAGTCACCTTTTCAGCAAGTTTGGGTTTGAATCTGTACACTCAGAACTGAACTTTTTCCTTATTTTTAGGCTACCATTTTCTGCCTTAAAGAAAAAGTGTTCATTGGCAGGTCTTGACATGTTGGTTAAAGAACAATATAAACAGCATCAACAAGCTCAACTTAAATGGTGATCCCATTTTTGTGTCTAGAAATGAGAAGGAAAACAACATGAAACTGGGCGAGAATGATGATGCTAGCTTAGTTAAAACAACCGAGCCGAGAGTTAATGAAACAATATTAGTAAATTAAGATTTCAAATTCATCAATCCTAGAACATCAATTTAGCATACATGTATTGATTGTAAATACGATTAAGGGAAAGGTGAATAAATGTTGAGAAGGTTAAATTACCCAACGGTTTCTTTATACATCGAGTTGAATTCAATCTGTCATGTTTTAGAAAATGCTGATATTTTCTTCATCGCATTTTAATAAACAGTGATAAGTCTGTCGCATTAGTCTTTTTCCTAGATGCTTTCCATCTCCGATTGCATCCTGAATCCATATGACCGCCCCGCCATTAAGTTCCTAGAAAATGGTgacgattttttttttttttgggggggggggaggTACTGTTGTtgtataaggagcattgaaataaATAAGCATATTTGGACTACTATCAAAAGAGTACAATATTCGAAGCACATTGGTCTCTTTTCTCCGTTCCAGAATTTCGTTATTACCTTGAATTAGTTTGACTTTGTTTGTCAGTAGTGTGTCAGAAAAAATTTCCTAATTCACTTGTAATTTGCCAAGAATGATTTTGGTCCAGCCCTTTTCTTTGTTTATCAATCTGTAAAGTTTGATCTATTGTTCCTCAAGGAGTGTTGAAGCCTCCAAAAGAATCATTAGGTGTCTGCAAGTGATAAAGAAATTTCCACCCCAGTTTTTAACTATCGTTGCTCCTCCAAAGATTCAGATCCATTCCCTTTAACCACGTACATATAGAGGTTCCAACCAATATCTTCTTCAGGCACTTGAATGGACTGTAGTTGGCTCTTGTATCTTCCCTGATTTCTTCTTCAAGAAATCTCATGTTTCCTTTGTTATTAAAGGAAGCCATGATTACGGCGTACCAATAGTTGAACCTACTTAAAGGCACCTTACGGGTTTGGTGTTGACTTGTTAAAAATAACATCATTCCTACCCTTCCATACTGTCTTGAGCATGCACGTGAAAGTCATATAGAAGCTCGTCACCTGCTATGGTTGGTTCACAAGAATGACTATGCCATAGCCATTATAGCCATTCATGCCTTATTCAAAGCATTGGAACCCATTCTATTGTTTTGTTTACTGTAAAGCTTATTCAGTTGAACACTCATTACAGGCTAATGCAGCAAAAATTGCTGAATAGCCATTCAAGTCCCCCAATAAATGGCTATTCATTGGTTTCTGCAAAATCATCTTATAAGGATTTTTTCAGTTTCGTAAGTGCTTTCCAACTCCGAATGGAAATCCCTTAGTTTTGTCTATTACTATTGTTAGATTCCCATAGCATATTGGAAGCCTCTCTAACCGAAACGATGTCGTCAGTCATCTTTCcatacaattttattatttttgtaacactccttacccaaaaccgtcgtcggagtcgagcatGAAGCGTTACCAAACTTATCTTAtctgttcggggcataaaaaaaaatattaattcactcacattcatccaataaatccctaaaaagggcccttgaggccctaaaacgtgcaattggaatggttcgggaccaaaccaggaatattaaaaattttccgattacttacacaaatcaaaacaatttatttcactattcataataaaactgtccatctgcgtaacaatcactaaattaattataactcgagttacgaaactcaaaatttaattccgtaaatttttcttgaaactagactcatatagctttttaccaaaatttttccaaaatttttggtttggccaattagtacagtttattcattaaaggttcCCCTGTTTCGCAGTTCAacggacctgacctctcttcacaaAAAATCggttatctcattatacagaaaccgaataatgttttcgtttatttctgATGAAAATAGACATATAAACTTTGAttataattctttttgtacaatttctagtgattttccaaagttggaacaggggatcatgaAGTCaatctgaaccagtcttacagaaatttaaatatctcagtatatagacttcctttgcttgctctgtttctttcctatgaaaatagactcaataagctttaattctatatctcattcaccccttaattccatttctataatttttagtgatttttcaaaaccatgtcATTGGtgttgtttcctaactgttccatggccaactcttactctttcatagtttctttgcatcaaacctcatttaggcatacataataccaaaacatgttcttatttagctatatcataagctaatcattaccaagtattcacatgccattctttaatcatatcataaggacatacacacaaaatagccaagtctctatacatgccataacttaaagtatttctagtcacaaaataccgagataactcgttgatagtgtgaggcgatctccgacgtccttacgatttttcgagttggctttgcgatactataaaaaagagagaaaagaaagggagtaaacACAAAGCTTAGtgagtttgcatgtaaataaataacaacattctaaatgaattatcaagataacctgcacctttcgaacatggacttattttaccttccctttggtacacttttgaattttccgttgaaccatttggaatactaaggatacacgggtacctttcctttttaaacttcccattgccatgtcttgacatggtcttacgtggtatccttgccttatgaactcatcattgccttgccttggcatggtcttacatgggatatttgccttatagtagtttatcaatgccatgtcttgacatggtcttacatgatttccttgccttgtaaaacttaccaatgccatgccttggcatggtcttacatggtatccttaaaccctaatgtcatgacatttgtatcctacacattcctaaggttcaactgggacttttaagtatcatttctccgtcaatttttgcttgaatcatcaaggaataaatttaaaaaataaatatatagatgctgaaaaataacatcattaattataaataataaaacattacatttatttaccgcaaacttacctcgatacaaaatatgatcaaatattttgatttagtccttaacctttttctttcctcagtctaacccctaattttgttcttcttgatctataatagcaaatttaacttatttaatattcacatttatcaaaacagtccttaactctaactctggaaaaattacaattttgcccctaaacttttgcgtatttacacttttaccccaaggctcgaaaatgaaactttatccctaattcttatgttttatgacatgttgatcatttatttacctacgaaaacatcaaattcccactctaacatgtacttatgaccattaggtatttttaccgattatgtcgttttactcgttttcacttaaaatctcTTAGctcaagttgtttaacataatttcaagcttcatattctaccataaaacgtaaaaataaacacatttcaccgatgg contains the following coding sequences:
- the LOC108467139 gene encoding protein MODIFIED TRANSPORT TO THE VACUOLE 1; protein product: MDSSRRAVESYWRSRMIDGATSDEDKVTPVYKLEEICELLRSSHVSIVKEVSEFILKRLDHKSPIVKQKALRLIKYAVGKSGVEFRREMQRNSAVVRELFHYRGQPNPLKGDALNKAVRDTAHEAISAIFAEEKNASKPPPADDLNKRIQGFGNSNFEMPSDDKKSFLSEVVGIGSASLKQGISSFTQGHSLRKNDNGNYKSPTLQRSLTKEIDHSDRYEPVTLHTDTQRVSGNSASGPWGQDSIVLQTETTNGESNSNKESKTREERLLETIVTSGGVRLQPTRDAIQAFLVEAAKLDALALSHALETKLLSPMWQVRMKAVCVLESILRKKEDEHFLVVASYFTESKEVVLRCSESPQASLREKANKVLVLLNGEQPGGLASTSEKFLKAETTPVQMPDLIDTGDPDDYNGLDSSTKDQNDQNTAVRTATPLIDDLLGDGIGTNLSTSELKNDDDPFADVSFHTTEGRENVDDLFSGMSVDDKSAMSDNCVTANEKSELIDIFGTNPAAPIEPANKKTDINDLMAGLSMNENPPSLKQKGIFSEAHPEDIFADVNTHSSYQASNDALGGLLGSQATGMNSNTTFPLGNMPFAIPPGLMLNPALSQPMNYGAVGSFFAQQQLLATMSNLQHFGNLNAQNAGFNNVSNGSNGGSPLPDIFQSNFPSQTPSSMMNSSKKEDTRAFDFISDHLAAARDPKRTV